From a single Miscanthus floridulus cultivar M001 chromosome 8, ASM1932011v1, whole genome shotgun sequence genomic region:
- the LOC136469114 gene encoding uncharacterized protein, protein MAGMIVPKVLIDGGVGLNIIFADTLKKIGLDFTSLLTPTDIPFYGIVPNKAAMPLGQITLPVMFGIPNDFRTEFIKFKVADFESSYHAIFGRPALAKFMAVPHYPYLLLKMPGPNGILAFRGDLKRSYDCDMEVI, encoded by the coding sequence ATGGCTGGCATGATAGTTCCCAAGGTCCTGATCGATGGCGGCGTAGGATTGAACATAATATTTGCAGATACATTGAAGAAGATAGGCTTGGATTTCACCAGCCTACTTACTCCCACTGACATCCCTTTCTACGGGATAGTACCCAACAAGGCCGCTATGCCACTCGGACAGATCACGCTCCCGGTCATGTTTGGTATCCCAAACGATTTCCGAACGGAGTTCATAAAGTTTAAGGTGGCTGATTTTGAATCATCATACCATGCTATCTTTGGTCGACCtgctttggccaagttcatggccgttccacattacccatacctcttgctcaagatgccgggtcccaatgGCATACTCGCCTTCCGAGGCGACCTCAAGCGCTCATACGACTGTGACATGGAAGTCATCTag
- the LOC136472148 gene encoding uncharacterized protein produces MDHELKEEGEGESEERPDAFWLGHCPFMSLYLKKLHLRGVSVDKCFAKNLFSGCTALEDLDMINCVILATEFSSTTLKRLSIDYHGFCRSEGYDYEDIVINMPSLISLHIGALCTMLSLVDVQSLITASVCLDDQNATFAGASNILGALSSVKNLELLFPVCVGGEYSLQRNIQLCQVEFTNLTTLSISDWCLHDNCKVLLYMLKHSPNLVELTLKMRELFGSEHFALCRSIAAVDCPFKETMRRFQCEKLKKVEIICPQGDRRVGMLVTILLTRIISAPEISVKPSPDIPWNTAYFSYKWTSLG; encoded by the exons ATGGATCACGAGTTGAaagaggaaggggaaggggaaagcGAAGAGAGACCTGATGCCTTCTGGCTTGGCCACTGTCCCTTCATGTCATTGTACTTGAAAAAATTGCATCTCCGTGGTGTTAGCGTGGACAAATGCTTTGCGAAGAATCTATTTTCTGGCTGCACAGCATTGGAAGACCTAGATATGATAAACTGTGTGATCCTTGCCACCGAATTTTCCTCCACCACATTGAAGAGGCTGAGCATTGACTATCATGGTTTCTGCCGCAGTGAAGGGTATGACTATGAAGACATTGTGATAAACATGCCTAGTCTCATCTCACTTCACATTGGAGCACTTTGTACAATGCTGTCTCTTGTGGATGTTCAGTCATTGATAACAGCCTCAGTTTGCTTGGATGATCAGAATGCAACATTTGCTGGTGCTTCCAACATTCTTGGGGCTCTTTCAAGTGTGAAGAACTTGGAGTTGCTGTTTCCAGTGTGTGTG GGAGGGGAGTATTCGTTGCAAAGAAATATCCAGTTGTGTCAAGTGGAGTTTACCAATTTGACAACTTTGTCCATCAGTGATTGGTGTTTACATGACAACTGCAAAGTGCTGCTGTATATGCTTAAGCATTCACCAAATCTAGTGGAACTTACTCTGAAGATGAGAGAG CTTTTTGGTAGTGAACATTTTGCATTGTGTCGTAGTATTGCTGCTGTAGATTGCCCATTCAAAGAAACAATGAGACGATTCCAAtgtgaaaagctcaagaaagttGAAATCATCTGCCCACAGGGCGACCGAAGGGTGGGAATGCTGGTGACAATACTTTTGACCAGAATAATATCAGCCCCTGAAATTAGTGTTAAGCCATCTCCAGATATTCCATG GAATACTGCCTATTTTTCCTACAAATGGACGAGTTTGGGCTAG